One segment of Dolichospermum sp. DET69 DNA contains the following:
- a CDS encoding ATP-dependent Zn protease, producing the protein MSQTAINLVAIFVFLMTFSSLLGPLIHLSPTIPALATVTFLGIATLDNFSFQGKGGTIVLDFMARFSPEYKERILHHEAGHFLVAHLLGIAITDYTLSAWEAWKKGQPGQGGISLEDRELTAQIETGQISAQMLDRYCTIWMAGIAAETLVFKSSEGGNDDKFKLTEMLQVLGFSEAVYQQKQRFHLLQSKNLIEENWDSYQALVTAMRKRVSVEECTKVIG; encoded by the coding sequence ATGAGTCAAACTGCCATAAATCTTGTTGCTATCTTTGTCTTCTTGATGACTTTTTCTAGCCTATTAGGACCATTGATCCATCTTTCTCCAACAATTCCAGCTTTAGCTACGGTGACATTTTTGGGAATTGCGACTTTAGATAATTTCAGCTTTCAAGGAAAGGGAGGAACGATAGTATTAGACTTCATGGCGCGATTTTCTCCAGAATATAAAGAACGAATTTTACATCATGAAGCAGGTCATTTTCTCGTTGCTCACCTGTTAGGAATTGCGATAACTGACTATACTCTCAGTGCTTGGGAAGCTTGGAAAAAAGGACAACCAGGACAAGGGGGAATAAGTTTAGAAGATAGGGAATTAACAGCGCAAATAGAAACAGGTCAAATTAGCGCCCAAATGCTCGACCGTTATTGTACTATTTGGATGGCGGGAATTGCTGCGGAAACTTTGGTTTTTAAATCATCTGAAGGTGGCAATGATGATAAATTTAAGTTAACTGAAATGTTGCAAGTTCTGGGTTTCTCAGAAGCAGTTTATCAGCAAAAACAACGGTTTCATCTTCTCCAGTCTAAAAATCTGATTGAGGAAAATTGGGATAGTTATCAAGCTTTGGTGACAGCAATGAGAAAGAGGGTTAGTGTTGAGGAATGTACAAAAGTTATTGGGTAG
- a CDS encoding lipoxygenase, with protein MKPFLPQNDPNKAQRQSSLEKGRKEYEFRYDFLPPLAMLKSVPPSENFSTKYIAERTLETAELGVNMMGVKAHAIWDPLDELQDYEDFFPVLPKPNVMKTFETDDSFAEQRLCGVNPVVIRQIKQMPVNFAFTIEELQAKFGNSINLIERLATGNLYVADYRPLTFIQGGTFAKGKKYLPAPIAFFCWRSSGFQDRGQLVPIAIQIKPNLGKASPLLTPFDDALTWFYAKSCVQIADSNHHEMSSHLCRTHFVMEPFAVVTPRQLAQNHPLRILLKPHFRFMLANNDLARKRLVIRGGPVDELLAGTLAESLQIVVDTYKDWSLDQFALPRELKNRGMDDVKNLPHYPYRDDGILLWNAINKYVFNYLELYYKSPADLKADVELQAWARELVAQDGGRVKGMKNSIDTLEQLVEIVTTILYTCGPLHSAVNFPQYEYMGFIPNMPLAAYKPIQEKGDLKDRQALIDFLPPAKLTSSQLTTVFTLSAYRYDRLGYYEDEEFADPNADNVVNKFQQELNLVQRKIELSNKGRLVNYEYLQPRLVLNSISI; from the coding sequence ATGAAGCCATTTCTGCCTCAAAATGATCCCAACAAGGCACAACGCCAATCTTCCCTAGAGAAAGGCCGGAAAGAGTATGAATTTAGGTATGATTTCTTGCCTCCCCTGGCCATGCTCAAAAGCGTACCTCCTTCAGAGAATTTTTCTACCAAGTATATTGCTGAACGGACATTAGAGACAGCCGAACTTGGTGTCAATATGATGGGCGTTAAAGCTCATGCTATTTGGGATCCTCTAGACGAATTGCAAGACTATGAAGACTTTTTTCCTGTTTTGCCTAAACCCAATGTGATGAAAACTTTTGAAACCGATGATTCCTTCGCGGAACAACGGCTTTGTGGGGTAAATCCTGTGGTTATACGGCAGATTAAGCAAATGCCAGTTAACTTTGCCTTTACTATCGAAGAATTGCAAGCTAAGTTTGGCAACTCTATCAATTTGATAGAAAGACTGGCAACAGGAAATCTCTATGTAGCTGATTATAGACCATTGACATTCATTCAAGGTGGCACTTTCGCTAAAGGTAAAAAGTACCTACCAGCCCCCATAGCCTTTTTCTGTTGGCGGAGTTCAGGCTTTCAAGATCGTGGTCAATTGGTCCCTATAGCCATTCAAATCAAGCCAAATTTGGGTAAAGCCAGCCCATTGCTGACTCCTTTTGATGACGCTTTAACCTGGTTTTATGCCAAGTCCTGTGTGCAAATTGCTGATAGTAATCATCATGAAATGAGCAGCCATTTATGCCGGACTCACTTTGTCATGGAACCCTTTGCTGTTGTTACCCCTCGTCAACTAGCCCAAAACCATCCTCTGAGAATATTACTAAAACCCCATTTCCGGTTCATGTTGGCTAACAATGACTTAGCCCGTAAACGTCTGGTTATTAGGGGTGGTCCTGTTGATGAATTATTAGCGGGAACTCTGGCAGAATCACTACAAATTGTTGTAGATACTTATAAAGATTGGAGTTTGGATCAGTTTGCCCTACCAAGAGAACTTAAAAATCGCGGTATGGATGATGTGAAAAACTTGCCACACTATCCTTATCGGGATGATGGAATCTTGTTGTGGAACGCGATTAACAAGTATGTGTTTAACTATTTGGAGCTTTACTACAAGAGTCCCGCAGACTTGAAAGCAGATGTGGAATTGCAAGCTTGGGCGCGAGAATTAGTTGCTCAAGATGGTGGTAGAGTTAAGGGGATGAAAAATAGCATTGATACCTTAGAACAATTAGTTGAGATTGTTACTACTATCCTCTACACCTGTGGACCCCTGCATTCGGCGGTGAATTTCCCCCAATATGAATACATGGGTTTTATTCCTAATATGCCTTTGGCTGCTTATAAACCAATTCAAGAAAAGGGCGATCTTAAAGACCGTCAAGCCCTCATAGATTTTCTTCCACCTGCGAAGCTAACAAGTAGCCAATTGACAACTGTATTTACTCTCTCAGCCTATCGTTATGACAGATTGGGATATTATGAAGATGAAGAATTTGCAGATCCCAATGCTGACAATGTTGTGAATAAATTCCAGCAAGAATTGAATTTGGTACAGAGAAAAATTGAGTTGAGCAATAAAGGACGTTTAGTAAATTACGAATATCTACAACCAAGACTTGTTCTCAATAGCATCAGCATTTAA
- a CDS encoding type II toxin-antitoxin system HicB family antitoxin has product MNLPYTIIIQWSSEDKCYLVHLPEFPTQKYHTHGDTYEEAVKNAQEVIEMLIAEYQEDGKPLPLAKSLEQLIHVA; this is encoded by the coding sequence ATGAATTTACCTTATACTATCATTATTCAATGGAGTAGTGAAGATAAATGTTATTTAGTTCATTTACCTGAATTTCCTACGCAAAAATATCATACTCATGGTGATACTTATGAAGAAGCTGTTAAAAATGCTCAAGAAGTGATAGAAATGTTAATTGCTGAATATCAAGAAGATGGAAAACCTTTACCTCTAGCTAAATCTTTAGAACAATTGATTCATGTAGCTTAA
- a CDS encoding type II toxin-antitoxin system HicB family antitoxin — translation MIEYTVIYERGETNWGAYVPDLPGCVSIGDTLAEVQENIKEAIELYLEVLKEDGKPIPRPSTEVGKVAVTI, via the coding sequence ATGATTGAGTACACAGTAATTTATGAACGTGGTGAAACAAACTGGGGTGCTTATGTTCCTGACTTACCCGGTTGTGTCAGCATTGGGGATACTTTAGCAGAAGTACAGGAAAATATTAAAGAAGCTATAGAATTGTATTTGGAAGTATTGAAAGAAGATGGAAAACCTATACCTAGACCTTCTACAGAAGTTGGTAAAGTTGCAGTGACTATATAA
- a CDS encoding cation:proton antiporter subunit C, with translation MLEACVLATILCGFFGIILKRNLVMKIVSMDVMSTGVIAFYVLIASRDGLFTPIISEVKNFAYADPVPQAVILTAIVIGFSIQALMLVGVMKLARDNPTLECDEIEKNNTP, from the coding sequence GTGTTAGAAGCGTGTGTACTGGCAACCATATTATGCGGATTTTTTGGGATTATTCTCAAGAGAAACCTGGTAATGAAAATAGTCTCTATGGATGTAATGAGTACAGGTGTGATTGCCTTTTATGTACTAATTGCATCACGAGATGGTTTATTTACTCCCATTATTTCCGAAGTAAAAAATTTTGCTTATGCTGATCCCGTTCCTCAAGCAGTGATTTTAACAGCAATAGTTATTGGCTTTTCTATTCAGGCTTTAATGCTTGTTGGTGTGATGAAATTAGCACGAGATAATCCTACATTAGAATGCGACGAAATCGAGAAAAATAATACACCATGA
- a CDS encoding Uma2 family endonuclease: MTLAQETRYYSPEEYLELEVNSEIRHEYINGLIIHKTGGTPNHNQLALNFSGTLNYLLKRQPYQVFVTDQRLWIPATKIHTYPDIMVVKIPLEYEQGRKDTLVNPVMIAEVLSKSTKSYDRDEKFAAYRTIPSLQEYILIDQYTMHVEQYFKTDNNKWIFSEFTDADVSLNLASISCQIMLSDIYNKVNYNTEE, from the coding sequence ATGACTCTTGCACAAGAAACACGCTACTATTCCCCTGAAGAATACCTAGAATTAGAGGTAAATTCAGAAATACGTCACGAATATATCAACGGATTAATTATACATAAGACAGGTGGAACACCCAATCACAACCAACTTGCACTTAATTTTAGTGGTACACTCAATTATCTTCTTAAACGTCAACCGTATCAAGTTTTTGTCACAGATCAACGTCTTTGGATTCCTGCCACAAAAATTCATACATACCCTGATATTATGGTTGTGAAAATCCCCTTAGAATATGAACAAGGAAGAAAAGACACCTTAGTAAATCCTGTGATGATTGCAGAAGTATTGTCAAAATCTACCAAAAGCTATGATAGAGATGAGAAATTTGCAGCTTATCGGACAATTCCCAGCTTACAAGAATATATTTTAATTGACCAATATACAATGCACGTTGAACAGTATTTTAAAACTGATAATAACAAATGGATATTTTCTGAATTTACAGATGCAGATGTTAGCTTAAATCTAGCTTCTATTTCCTGCCAAATTATGTTATCAGATATTTATAATAAAGTAAATTACAACACAGAAGAATAA
- a CDS encoding ISH3 family transposase, with protein MTVSSLTKATRGESTEELVLTDSETLDEVIQCLVENFSIETQGACDQQTLFEILVKAASTGDSIENTAKLLKNIPTANDIRYHLNKINNFEELEAQINQALKSRIPLGLKKGCLKIAIDLNLICYYGQPTSSELPYIYRSEAKSGTNSFYAYATLYVISNNKRVTLAIRGVRQLDTSVALITYLLAELESLKINVKKLYLDRGFFNTPVIRWLQALDIPFLMPAIKTGKKGGIKQFLKGKKSYKTTYTITRDKDDFVTFDLWIVCKYRKGKHKKHGVQYFVYVAYKVKTNLNYIYQDYRKRFGIETSYRLKNICRIKTNNKNPVLRLLFIGISFLLINIWVNLLWLKISRKRKGSRLIYRTLFTLKQMLAFLSQALQKKYQVVESIYIPSG; from the coding sequence TTGACTGTTTCATCTCTAACAAAAGCCACGCGGGGCGAGTCTACAGAAGAACTCGTTTTAACCGACTCAGAAACTCTTGATGAGGTTATTCAGTGTTTAGTAGAAAATTTTTCGATTGAAACGCAAGGAGCCTGTGACCAACAAACTTTATTCGAGATTCTGGTTAAAGCAGCCAGCACTGGAGACAGTATTGAAAACACAGCTAAATTGTTAAAAAATATTCCGACAGCTAATGATATTAGATATCATCTCAATAAAATTAACAATTTTGAGGAATTAGAAGCGCAAATAAATCAAGCATTAAAAAGTCGAATTCCTTTAGGATTAAAAAAAGGGTGTTTGAAAATAGCGATTGATTTAAATTTAATTTGTTATTATGGTCAACCAACATCGTCAGAATTACCCTACATATATCGAAGTGAAGCTAAATCTGGTACTAATTCATTTTATGCCTATGCCACTTTATATGTTATTAGTAATAATAAGCGTGTAACTCTAGCAATAAGAGGTGTTCGCCAATTAGATACTAGTGTGGCTTTAATTACTTATTTATTAGCAGAACTTGAATCCCTAAAAATAAATGTAAAAAAACTCTATTTGGATAGGGGATTTTTTAATACTCCTGTAATTAGATGGTTACAGGCATTAGATATTCCCTTTCTTATGCCTGCTATCAAGACTGGAAAAAAAGGAGGAATCAAACAATTCCTCAAGGGTAAAAAAAGTTATAAAACTACCTATACTATTACAAGAGACAAAGATGATTTTGTCACATTTGATTTATGGATCGTCTGTAAATATAGAAAGGGAAAGCATAAAAAGCATGGGGTTCAATACTTTGTTTATGTTGCTTATAAGGTCAAAACAAATTTAAATTATATCTATCAAGATTATCGAAAAAGATTTGGCATTGAAACCAGTTATCGTCTGAAAAATATTTGTCGAATTAAGACGAATAACAAAAATCCAGTCTTGAGATTACTATTCATTGGAATATCCTTTCTTCTAATTAACATCTGGGTGAATCTACTATGGCTCAAAATCAGTCGTAAAAGGAAAGGTAGTAGATTAATTTATCGCACACTTTTTACACTCAAACAGATGTTAGCCTTTTTATCTCAAGCCCTACAGAAGAAATATCAAGTCGTTGAAAGCATTTATATTCCATCCGGTTAG
- a CDS encoding AAA family ATPase, translated as MLKSVKIENFRCFKSFELQQLGRINLLVGENNSGKTSILEAIQLLCSRCNLEILRERMNNRSEYFYDDELRREGEIGRDGELDIRHLFYGHEIEPGSQLSIIDNNQNNLTLSIELLPSDEEIPDELKELQFRVSWIPELEDEPLIILPVSSNGGLPAFYIRKSRTKNGKNPITKTLFITSSSLKTDQMIELFNQVVLTPDEKIIEQILNKIDSKIQRIATVNPQRLRYSPYSRSGFVLLLGDSNQRVPIGSMGDGIWRILGLALAIVSVKNGYLFGDEIDTGLHFTAMSDMWKMIWDTAKKLNVQVFATTHNSDCWKSLAEIAEQENVTDDGIRIHRIEKGKEKSIVFNEAQIVIAAERELEVR; from the coding sequence ATGCTAAAAAGTGTAAAAATAGAGAACTTTCGCTGCTTCAAATCTTTTGAACTTCAACAACTAGGAAGAATTAACTTACTAGTTGGTGAAAATAATAGCGGTAAAACATCAATACTCGAAGCTATTCAGCTTTTATGTTCACGTTGTAATTTAGAAATACTGCGTGAAAGAATGAATAACCGCAGTGAATATTTTTATGATGATGAACTGAGGAGAGAAGGTGAAATTGGAAGAGATGGAGAACTTGATATTCGTCACTTGTTTTATGGTCACGAAATTGAACCAGGAAGTCAATTATCTATCATAGATAATAATCAAAATAACCTAACTTTATCAATAGAATTACTTCCTAGTGATGAGGAAATACCAGATGAACTTAAAGAACTTCAATTTAGAGTTTCTTGGATTCCTGAATTAGAAGATGAACCTTTAATAATATTACCTGTATCATCCAATGGTGGACTTCCCGCATTTTATATACGTAAATCTCGTACAAAAAATGGTAAAAATCCAATAACAAAAACACTATTTATCACATCATCATCTTTGAAAACTGATCAAATGATAGAGTTATTTAATCAAGTGGTACTAACACCTGATGAAAAAATTATTGAGCAGATACTTAATAAAATAGATTCAAAAATTCAACGGATTGCTACGGTTAATCCTCAAAGATTAAGATATTCACCATACTCACGAAGTGGTTTTGTTCTACTTCTTGGAGACAGTAATCAGCGTGTACCTATTGGAAGTATGGGAGATGGAATTTGGCGAATTTTAGGACTCGCATTAGCTATAGTATCAGTAAAAAATGGATATTTATTTGGAGATGAAATTGATACTGGACTTCATTTTACTGCAATGTCTGATATGTGGAAAATGATTTGGGATACAGCGAAAAAATTAAATGTCCAGGTTTTTGCAACTACACATAATAGTGATTGTTGGAAAAGTTTAGCTGAAATTGCAGAACAAGAAAATGTAACTGATGATGGTATTAGAATTCATAGAATTGAAAAAGGTAAAGAAAAAAGCATAGTCTTTAATGAAGCACAAATTGTCATTGCTGCTGAAAGAGAATTAGAGGTACGATAG
- a CDS encoding Uma2 family endonuclease, which produces MQSPLNILSVEEYLEAEESSDIRHEYVAGQIFAMAGASEEHNLIAGNIYAILRPHLRGSSCRAFVSDMKVQVKIRNANIFYYPDLIVTCDPEDNERYFKTRPNLIIEVLSSSTVKTDKREKRINYQTIDSLKEYILVYQSQIKVEVYRQDDQGNWLTEVLGKDDKLRLDSVDLTLTIADIYEDVVTGNW; this is translated from the coding sequence ATGCAATCTCCATTAAATATTCTTAGTGTAGAAGAATACCTAGAAGCAGAAGAATCAAGCGATATTCGCCATGAATATGTAGCCGGACAAATTTTCGCAATGGCGGGTGCAAGCGAAGAACATAACTTGATAGCAGGTAATATCTACGCCATATTACGTCCTCATTTGCGCGGAAGTTCCTGTCGTGCTTTTGTTTCAGATATGAAAGTACAAGTCAAAATCAGAAACGCTAATATATTCTACTATCCTGATCTGATTGTCACTTGTGATCCTGAAGATAATGAAAGGTATTTTAAAACTCGTCCGAACTTAATTATAGAAGTTTTATCTAGTTCTACAGTAAAAACAGACAAACGCGAAAAACGCATCAATTATCAAACTATAGATAGTTTAAAAGAATATATTTTAGTCTACCAAAGCCAAATAAAAGTAGAAGTTTATCGTCAAGATGATCAAGGAAATTGGTTAACGGAAGTTTTAGGAAAAGATGATAAATTACGTTTAGATTCAGTAGATTTAACTTTAACAATAGCAGATATTTATGAAGATGTGGTAACGGGTAATTGGTAA
- a CDS encoding type II toxin-antitoxin system HicA family toxin, with amino-acid sequence MKVKEVLKILEDDGWYIDRIRGSHRILKNENKSGIVVVPGKPSDDIPIGTLSSIWKQAKLGEI; translated from the coding sequence ATGAAAGTTAAAGAAGTTCTGAAAATCCTAGAAGATGATGGTTGGTATATAGATCGCATTAGAGGTAGTCACCGTATCCTCAAAAATGAAAATAAATCAGGTATTGTAGTTGTACCTGGAAAACCAAGTGATGATATTCCCATAGGTACACTTTCATCAATTTGGAAACAAGCAAAATTAGGAGAAATATAA
- the alaS gene encoding alanine--tRNA ligase, with the protein MSSIPQYLSGNDIRQLFLDFYSQRGHQPLPSASLVPEDPTVLLTIAGMLPFKPIFLGQRTPEFKRATTSQKCIRTNDIENVGRTHRHHTFFEMLGNFSFGDYFKPQAIAWGWELSTQVFGFSPQNLVVSVFEDDDEAFTIWRDTIGVNEKRIKRMGADDNFWVSGITGPCGPCSEIYYDFHPERGEDNIDLEDDTRFIEFYNLVFMQYNRDASGNLTPLQNKNIDTGMGLERMAQILQKKPNNYETDLIFPIIETAAKIAKIDYYESDENTKVSLKVIGDHVRSVVHMIADEIRASNVGRGYVLRRLIRRVVRHGRLIGISGEFINQVAETAISLSESIYPDLRQRETAIKAELQREEVNFLKTLDRGEKLLAEIIQTGKQQGQTSISGESAFTLYDTYGFPLELTQEILEENNLTVDVDGFNAEMQKQVERAKAAHETIDLTVQGSLDKLAEHIHSTQFIGYTQLTTTAKIEVLLVAGVSEEAAEAGTEVQIVLDKTPFYAESGGQIGDKGYISGDGVLVRIEDVKKESDFFIHFGRIERGTIRIGDEITAQIDRGCRRRAQANHTATHLLQAALKKVVDEGISQAGSLVSFDRLRFDFNCPRALTIEEVIQIEELVNSWISEAHPATIEEMPIAAAKAKGAVAMFGEKYGDQVRVIDFPGVSMELCGGTHVNNTAEIGVFKIISEAGVASGVRRIEAVSGAAVLDYLNVRDIVVKDLCDRFKVKPEEIPDRITTLQTELRNNEKEIQSLKSQLAIVKSDSLLQTAKIIGEHKIIVSQLEDIDAESLKAAAERLLQKIGNGAVVLGSIPEAGKVSIVAAFSSEVNKKGVQAGKFVGTIAKICGGGGGGKPNLAQAGGRDASKLPEALETAKNDLLAGLK; encoded by the coding sequence ATGTCTTCAATTCCCCAGTATCTTAGCGGTAACGATATTCGTCAATTATTCCTCGACTTCTACAGCCAACGGGGACACCAACCGCTTCCCAGCGCTTCCCTTGTACCAGAAGATCCGACTGTTCTGCTAACTATTGCGGGAATGTTGCCATTTAAGCCGATTTTTCTGGGACAGCGCACGCCGGAATTTAAACGCGCTACGACATCGCAAAAGTGTATTCGTACCAATGATATCGAAAATGTGGGCCGGACTCACCGCCATCATACATTTTTTGAAATGTTGGGTAATTTTAGCTTTGGTGATTATTTTAAACCACAGGCGATCGCTTGGGGTTGGGAATTATCCACTCAAGTCTTTGGTTTCTCTCCTCAAAATCTCGTTGTCAGTGTGTTTGAAGATGATGATGAAGCTTTTACCATCTGGCGCGATACAATTGGTGTAAATGAAAAACGCATTAAGCGCATGGGTGCAGATGATAATTTTTGGGTATCTGGAATTACTGGACCCTGTGGACCATGTTCGGAAATTTATTATGATTTTCATCCAGAACGAGGTGAAGATAATATTGATTTGGAAGATGATACCCGATTTATCGAGTTTTATAACTTGGTATTTATGCAATATAATCGGGATGCGTCAGGAAATTTAACCCCGTTACAAAACAAGAATATTGACACGGGAATGGGTTTGGAAAGAATGGCGCAAATCCTGCAAAAGAAGCCGAATAATTATGAAACAGATTTGATTTTCCCGATTATTGAAACTGCGGCGAAAATTGCCAAAATTGATTATTACGAAAGTGATGAAAATACAAAAGTTTCTTTAAAGGTAATTGGTGATCATGTGCGTTCTGTGGTTCACATGATAGCCGATGAAATTCGCGCTTCTAATGTTGGTAGAGGTTACGTTTTACGGCGTTTGATTCGTCGCGTTGTTAGACATGGCAGATTAATTGGTATTTCTGGGGAATTTATTAACCAAGTTGCAGAAACCGCAATTTCTCTTTCTGAATCAATTTATCCCGATTTACGACAACGGGAAACTGCTATTAAGGCTGAATTACAAAGAGAAGAAGTTAATTTCTTAAAAACTCTGGATAGAGGAGAAAAACTGTTAGCAGAAATTATCCAAACGGGGAAACAACAAGGACAAACTTCTATTAGTGGTGAAAGTGCTTTTACCCTTTATGATACCTACGGTTTTCCATTAGAATTAACCCAAGAAATTCTAGAGGAAAATAACCTCACTGTTGATGTCGATGGTTTCAATGCAGAAATGCAAAAACAGGTAGAACGGGCAAAAGCAGCACACGAAACTATTGATTTAACTGTACAAGGTTCTTTAGATAAACTTGCAGAACATATTCACTCTACACAATTCATTGGATATACCCAATTAACAACAACTGCAAAAATTGAAGTTTTATTAGTTGCTGGTGTTTCTGAAGAAGCAGCAGAAGCAGGAACAGAAGTGCAAATTGTTTTAGATAAAACACCTTTTTACGCTGAATCAGGTGGACAAATTGGCGATAAAGGATATATTTCCGGTGATGGTGTTTTAGTCAGAATTGAAGATGTGAAAAAAGAATCTGATTTCTTTATTCATTTCGGACGTATTGAACGGGGAACAATTAGAATTGGTGATGAAATTACCGCGCAAATTGATCGGGGTTGTCGTCGTCGCGCTCAAGCTAATCATACAGCAACTCATTTATTACAAGCTGCTTTAAAAAAAGTTGTTGATGAAGGAATTTCTCAAGCTGGTTCTTTAGTTTCTTTTGATAGATTGCGCTTTGATTTTAACTGTCCTCGCGCTTTAACTATTGAGGAAGTTATCCAAATTGAAGAATTAGTAAATAGTTGGATTTCTGAAGCTCATCCTGCTACAATAGAAGAGATGCCCATAGCAGCAGCAAAAGCTAAAGGTGCAGTAGCAATGTTTGGGGAAAAGTACGGTGATCAAGTGCGGGTGATTGATTTCCCTGGAGTTTCGATGGAGTTATGCGGGGGAACTCATGTTAATAATACTGCGGAAATTGGCGTTTTCAAAATCATTTCTGAAGCGGGAGTTGCTTCTGGGGTGAGAAGAATAGAGGCGGTTTCCGGGGCTGCGGTGTTGGATTATTTGAATGTGCGTGATATAGTTGTGAAGGATTTGTGCGATCGCTTTAAAGTCAAACCAGAAGAAATACCCGACAGAATCACAACTCTACAAACTGAACTTCGCAACAACGAAAAAGAAATTCAAAGCCTGAAATCACAACTAGCAATAGTCAAATCTGACAGCTTATTACAAACTGCGAAAATCATCGGAGAACATAAAATTATTGTTTCTCAACTGGAAGATATTGACGCAGAATCATTAAAAGCTGCTGCGGAAAGATTGCTGCAAAAAATCGGTAATGGTGCAGTGGTTTTAGGTTCTATTCCCGAAGCAGGAAAAGTGAGTATCGTTGCAGCTTTTAGTTCTGAAGTGAATAAAAAAGGTGTCCAAGCTGGGAAATTTGTGGGAACTATAGCTAAAATTTGTGGTGGTGGTGGTGGTGGAAAACCCAACCTCGCGCAAGCTGGGGGAAGAGACGCAAGTAAGTTACCGGAAGCTTTGGAAACTGCGAAAAATGATTTATTAGCAGGGTTGAAATAG
- a CDS encoding pentapeptide repeat-containing protein gives MIFNQVEMEDIKLVKLYNRGERDFSNQVLYKIYRRNSKRRSVKAGSIHEPPNFSNKILTEINLSYSTLKGANFTGANLTDANFTGANLTGTDFTEANLSGADLTDACLDYALLKDAIFDEQTKIHEKYYLIWEIINNKAIGCSRISL, from the coding sequence ATGATTTTTAATCAGGTGGAAATGGAAGATATAAAACTTGTAAAACTCTATAACAGAGGTGAGAGAGATTTTAGTAATCAAGTATTATACAAAATTTATCGAAGAAACTCTAAAAGACGTTCAGTGAAAGCTGGCAGTATTCATGAACCTCCAAATTTTAGCAATAAAATATTGACAGAAATTAATTTAAGTTATTCAACCTTAAAAGGAGCAAATTTTACTGGTGCAAACCTTACTGATGCAAATTTTACTGGTGCAAATCTCACTGGTACAGATTTTACTGAGGCAAACCTATCTGGGGCTGATTTAACGGATGCTTGTTTAGATTATGCTCTTTTAAAAGATGCAATTTTTGATGAGCAAACTAAAATCCATGAAAAATATTATTTAATTTGGGAAATTATTAATAATAAAGCAATAGGATGCTCTAGGATATCATTGTGA